The Salvelinus sp. IW2-2015 linkage group LG15, ASM291031v2, whole genome shotgun sequence genome includes a region encoding these proteins:
- the LOC139028859 gene encoding DNA-directed RNA polymerase II subunit RPB1-like — protein sequence MASSFQPSRGVDQSSPEAQPSTAQHSPAQPNTAQHSPAQPNTASNSPSTAQHSPQSAQHSPAQPSTAHSPSPTQPKQQAQHSPHSQSQHSPAQPTQPSTAQPQPNTAQHSPAQPHTPAASQHSPAQPSTAQHSPNIAHAQPNTAQHSSHSPTQPNTAHKQPNHSPAQPSTQPNTAQHSPHSPHQPKHSPAQPSTAQQAQHSQPQPNTAQHSPATAQHSPTQPSTAQHSPAQPQHSPTQPSTAQPASPT from the coding sequence aggcacagccCAGCACAGCCCAGCACAGCCCAGCACAGCCCAACACAGCCCAGCACAGCCCAGCACAGCCCAACACAGCCAGCAACAGCCCCAGCACAGCCCAGCACAGCCCACAATCAGCCCAGCACAGCCCAGCACAGCCCAGCACAGCCCACAGCCCCAGCCCAACACAGCCCAAACAGCAAGCCCAGCACAGCCCACACAGCCAATCCCAGCACAGCCCAGCACAGCCAACACAGCCCAGCACAGCCCAGCCACAGCCCAACACAGCCCAGCACAGCccagcacagccacacacaccagcagccaGCCAACACAGCCCAGCACAGCCCAGCACAGCCCAGCACAGCCCCAACATAGCCCATGCACAGCCCAACACAGCCCAGCACAGCAGCCACAGCCCAACACAGCCAAACACAGCCCACAAACAGCCCAACCACAGCCCAGCACAGCCCAGcacacagcccaacacagcccagcacagcccgcacagcccacaccagcccaagcACAGCCCAGCACAGCCCAGCACAGCCCAGCAAGCCCAACATAGCCAGCCACAGCCCAACACAGCCCAGCAcagcccagcaacagcccaacaCAGCCCAACACAGCCCAGCACAGCCCAACACAGCCCAGCACAGCCCCAGCACAGCCCAACACAGCCCAGCACAGCACAGCCAGCAAGCCCAACATAG